From Bombus huntii isolate Logan2020A chromosome 4, iyBomHunt1.1, whole genome shotgun sequence, one genomic window encodes:
- the LOC126864579 gene encoding homeotic protein female sterile-like isoform X4, giving the protein MSERSEAKMQQVDTISQNNSTSAPGKTTTTPATPAKEPPPRDEPPVEPVNGVVQPPVVPPPNRPGRVTNQLQFLQKGVLKPVWKHQFAWPFQQPVDAKKLNLPDYHKIIKQPMDLGTIKKRLENTYYWSGKECIQDFNTMFTNCYVYNKPGEDVVVMAQALEKLFLTKVAQMPKEEVELEPPVPKGPKGKKAGRVGAPVGGVAGAAGGTGRGRPSSGAAAVTSSVPNSLTPSATSAGTTGVIPMPPLGTQAPASVPGSTNTTTIAPPSTMGVTPMATHNSLPQQVVPPTSGYHAQPAMDPQAASAVPPPPQVPTAPTVMPPSQPAKLKKGVKRKADTTTPTANSFEPLYKLDPKNAKIPTRRESGRQIKKPTRQAEDGLVPFHQANMPLIGAMAQQPQHTTGKSKEKLSEALKSCNEILKELFSKKHSGYAWPFYKPVDAELLGLHDYHDIIKKPMDLGTVKTKMDNREYKTAQEFASDVRLIFTNCYKYNPPDHDVVAMARKLQDVFEMRYAKIPDEPMGSMVGMKGSSSSASSSGSESSSESDDSDEERTQKLVALQQELKAMQEQMRKLVEESGKKKSKKKKPDKTKSRPMSNKSSSLVASHTGAMKELMKPSGGIPSVSDSVGASIASVAMGAGDLKMPGGMGGDLHHPAIAVGPNKTHATGSMSHHLPTAANAKPKGKGRGPGKAATANTANKRPKANSRSAGTKKKNASSQPPPITFDSEDEDNAKPMSYDEKRQLSLDINKLPGDKLGRVVHIIQSREPSLRDSNPDEIEIDFETLKPSTLRELESYVASCLRKKPHKKVSGKSKDEQMAEKKQELEKRLQDVTGQLGNVKKTAKKEDSSKSVDVVGTGGASGPSRLSASSSSSSDSDSSSSSLSSSSSDSSDSEAGNSSNRPPRKKAKKNTPSAGPPSTTTTVTSAPTLNHTGGLLMNNQPPTNSTGPITKPTVTQSSNVSSEQGGNSQQSVAVATVTTGQGMPVAGHASMPAQPPRSTAMVTTAPVKKPTPPPATTSNPPTPPPSVTPTNTNSIVASPVVPQPPQPPTSVSSFPNANAPVSTDGATLTQQSDLLQPYNTLAPVPTTQTSLEQTMSLKKKSHIPMIQTPHTTNNNTNLNLLPDVKTPVNMMPASMASNLNLGNISMTNLNMNLSQGLATHMSMHNQLESMINTTSPLTNIQNSHNATMSQQHSNGFSNIKRENSPPNMLNNNGIAGLNMGMNMGGMGSIFDPMPIVSMPMQISQIPIKKEEKSISVPQSQIPQKSMDAGALFAEMSTGMPPMGNHSSSQLMPEKKMTPPDSKNPVSNFASAFKNKTVEQNVKNASSWSSLAQASSPQSAAGSSMKSAAQDSFQAFKKQAKEKQDRQRALLEQQEMRRQQKEQAERERLRQESERRREREEEDALDKVRKTVGDQQGNVMTATSRAEEVKAIVDTDSSSPSHSSSQDKAAAERERQRLREQERRRREAMAGQIDMNMQSDLMAAFEESL; this is encoded by the exons ATGTCGGAAAG AAGCGAAGCCAAGATGCAGCAGGTGGACACTATCTCGCAAAATAATTCG ACAAGTGCACCTGGTAAGACAACGACTACGCCAGCAACTCCGGCAAAGGAGCCACCACCACGTGATGAGCCACCCGTGGAACCTGTGAATGGTGTAGTCCAACCACCTGTTGTGCCTCCACCTAATCGTCCAGGACGTGTTACCAATCAACTGCAATTTCTCCAGAAAGGTGTACTCAAGCCAGTATGGAAGCATCAATTTGCGTGGCCTTTCCAGCAACCTGTAGATGCGAAAAAGCTCAATCTGCCA GATTACCACAAAATTATAAAGCAGCCAATGGATCTGGGCACAATCAAAAAACGATTAGAGAATACGTATTATTGGAGTGGGAAAGAATGCATTCAAGACTTCAATACAATGTTCACCAATTGTTATGTTTACAACAAACCTGGAGAAGATGTTGTGGTTATGGCACAAGCTctcgaaaaattatttctcacAAAG GTTGCACAAATGCCAAAAGAGGAGGTGGAACTCGAACCCCCAGTTCCAAAAGGACCCAAGGGCAAGAAAGCTGGCAGAGTTGGAGCACCAGTAGGTGGTGTGGCAGGGGCTGCAGGAGGTACAGGTCGAGGTCGACCTTCCTCTGGTGCAGCTGCAGTTACTTCCAGTGTACCAAATAGCCTAACGCCTTCAGCTACATCAGCTGGGACAACAGGTGTAATTCCTATGCCTCCTCTTGGCACCCAAGCACCTGCATCTGTACCTGGGAGCACTAATACAACTACTATTGCTCCTCCATCAACTATGGGAGTTACCCCCATGGCTACACATAACTCTCTGCCTCAACAAGTGGTCCCTCCAACTAGCGGTTACCATGCACAACCAGCAATGGATCCACAAGCAGCTTCTGCTGTGCCTCCTCCTCCACAAGTTCCCACTGCACCTACGGTAATGCCTCCATCTCAACCAGCAAAACTTAAAAAGGGAGTGAAGAGAAAGGCTGATACCACAACTCCTACTGCGAATTCTTTCGAACCTCTATATAAACTGGATCCTAAAAATGCCAAAATACCCACAAGGCGAGAGTCTGGCCGACAAATAAAGAAG CCAACGAGGCAAGCGGAAGACGGCTTAGTGCCATTCCACCAGGCCAACATGCCTCTGATCGGGGCAATGGCCCAACAG CCTCAACATACTACTGGGAAGTCGAAAGAAAAGCTTTCAGAAGCTTTGAAATCCTGTAACGAGattttgaaagaattattCTCAAAGAAACATTCG GGATATGCATGGCCATTTTATAAACCGGTTGATGCAGAACTCCTGGGCCTCCACGATTATCATGATATTATCAAGAAACCAATGGATCTTGGTACTGTAAAG ACAAAAATGGATAATCGTGAATATAAAACAGCGCAAGAGTTCGCTAGTGATGTGAGACTCATATTCACtaattgttataaatacaATCCTCCTGACCATGACGTTGTTGCAATGGCTAGGAAACTTCAAGATGTTTTTGAAATGAG GTATGCGAAAATTCCGGATGAACCAATGGGAAGTATGGTTGGCATGAAAGGTAGCAGTAGTAGTGCTAGCAGTTCCGGATCCGAAAGTTCTTCTGAGAGTGATGATTCAGATGAAGAACGTACTCAAAAATTAGTAGCTTTACAGCAAGag CTGAAAGCTATGCAAGAACAAATGAGGAAATTAGTGGAAGAAAGtggtaaaaagaaaagtaaaaaaaagaaaccagATAAGACAAAGTCAAGGCCAATGAGCAATAAAAGTAGTAGCCTAGTTGCCAGTCATACTGGTGCCATGAAAGAACTAATGAAACCAAGTGGTGGAATCCCAAGTGTCTCTGATAGTGTTGGTGCTAGTATAGCCAGTGTTGCAATGGGAGCGGGTGATTTAAAAATGCCTGGTGGTATGGGTGGTGATCTTCATCATCCTGCAATAGCGGTAGGACCTAATAAAACTCATGCAACAGGAAGCATGAGTCATCATCTGCCAACGGCGGCAAATGCTAAGCCAAAGGGAAAAGGAAGAGGGCCTGGGAAAGCTGCAACAGCAAATACTGCAAATAAGAGGCCAAAAGCAAATAGCAGATCGGCTGGAACTAAGAAGAAAAACGCTAGTAGTCAACCGCCACCCATTACATTTGACTCAGAAGATGAAGATAATGCTAAGCCAATGTCTTATGATGAGAAAAGGCAACTTAGTTtggatattaataaattacctG gAGATAAATTAGGACGTGTTGTGCATATAATACAATCTCGGGAGCCTTCATTAAGAGATTCCAATCCAGATGAAATTGAGATTGATTTTGAAACATTGAAACCATCCACACTGAGAGAATTAGAAAGCTATGTCGCTTCGTGTCTTAGAAAAAAGCCAC ATAAAAAAGTCAGTGGTAAATCTAAGGATGAACAAATGGCAGAGAAAAAACAGGAGCTAGAGAAAAGATTACAAGATGTTACAGGGCAATTAGGCAATGTTAAGAAAACAGCTAAAAAAG AGGACAGTAGTAAATCAGTCGATGTAGTTGGAACTGGAGGAGCTAGTGGGCCTTCGCGATTGTCAGCATCGAGCAGTAGTAGCAGTGATAGTGATTCCAGCAGTAGTTCTCTTTCTTCGAGCTCCAGTGATTCAAGCGACAGTGAAGCAG GAAACTCTTCCAATCGTCCTCCAAGAAAGAAAGCAAAGAAGAACACACCAAGCGCAGGGCCACCTTCCACAACGACTACAGTTACATCG GCACCTACATTGAATCATACTGGAGGTCTTTTAATGAACAATCAACCTCCAACAAATTCTACGGGACCAATAACAAAACCAACTGTAACACAATCTAGCAACGTTTCTTCAGAACAAG gtGGTAATAGTCAACAGTCTGTGGCAGTAGCAACTGTTACAACTGGTCAAGGAATGCCTGTAGCAGGTCACGCATCCATGCCAGCGCAACCACCGCGATCCACGGCTATGGTTACGACTGCTCCTGTAAAAAAACCTACACCGCCACCAGCTACTACATCTAATCCACCAACTCCACCACCGAGTGTTACACCTACAAATACGAATTCTATAGTAGCTTCACCGGTTGTGCCTCAGCCACCGCAGCCACCAACATCCGTCAGTTCTTTCCCAAATGCAAACGCACCTGTATCTACAGACGGGGCAACTTTAACACAACAGTCAGACCTTTTGCAACCATACAATACTCTAG CTCCTGTGCCTACTACGCAAACGTCGTTGGAACAAACGAtgtcattaaaaaaaaagtcgCACATACCAATGATTCAAACACCACATacaacaaataataatacaaatttaaatttactgCCTGATGTAAAAACACCAGTGAATATGATGCCTGCAAGTATGGCATCTAATTTAAATCTGGGAAATATTAGCATGACAAATCTTAATATGAATTTGTCACAAGGATTGGCCACGCATATGTCAATGCACAATCAACTAGAGAGTATGATAAATACAACATCACCATTGACCAATATACAAAATTCTCATAACGCTACAATGTCGCAACAGCATTCCAATGGATTTTCCAATATTAAGCGTGAGAATTCTCCTCCTAATATGTTGAATAATAATGGTATAGCTGGTCTTAATATGGGGATGAATATGGGTGGAATGGGCTCAATTTTTGATCCCATGCCCATCGTTTCTATGCCAATGCAAATATCTCAAATACCAAtcaagaaagaagaaaaatcgataTCAGTTCCTCAGTCACAAATACCACAAAAATCTATGGAtg CCGGAGCTCTTTTTGCAGAAATGAGTACAGGAATGCCACCAATGGGAAATCATTCGAGTTCGCAGCTCATGCCTGAGAAAAAGATGACACCGCCTGATTCGAAAAATCCTGTGTCGAATTTTGCTTCAGCTTTTAAAAACAAG ACTGTAGAACAAAATGTGAAAAATGCTTCATCATGGTCATCTTTAGCACAAGCATCGAGTCCCCAATCTGCAGCAGGAAGTAGTATGAAAAGCGCTGCACAGGATTCATTCCAAGCATTCAAAAAGCAAGCAAAGGAAAAACAAGATAGG cAAAGAGCTCTGTTGGAACAACAAGAAATGCGTAGACAACAGAAAGAACAAGCAGAACGAGAGCGCTTACGGCAAGAgagcgaaagaagaagagaacgagaagaagaagatgcaTTAGACAAGGTCAGGAAAACTGTTGGTGATCAACAAGGAAACGTAATGACTGCTACATCAAGGGCAGAAGAGGTCAAAGCTATTGTCGATACTGATAGTAGTAGTCCAAGCCATTCATCCAGTCAAGACAAGGCTGCAGCTGAAAGAGAACGTCAAAGACTACGAGAACAAGAACGACGACGGCGCGAAGCG aTGGCTGGACAGATCGATATGAATATGCAAAGTGACTTGATGGCTGCGTTTGAGGaatcgttataa
- the LOC126864579 gene encoding bromodomain-containing protein 2-like isoform X1, whose protein sequence is MSERSEAKMQQVDTISQNNSLDVEERERLCNIPKTSAPGKTTTTPATPAKEPPPRDEPPVEPVNGVVQPPVVPPPNRPGRVTNQLQFLQKGVLKPVWKHQFAWPFQQPVDAKKLNLPDYHKIIKQPMDLGTIKKRLENTYYWSGKECIQDFNTMFTNCYVYNKPGEDVVVMAQALEKLFLTKVAQMPKEEVELEPPVPKGPKGKKAGRVGAPVGGVAGAAGGTGRGRPSSGAAAVTSSVPNSLTPSATSAGTTGVIPMPPLGTQAPASVPGSTNTTTIAPPSTMGVTPMATHNSLPQQVVPPTSGYHAQPAMDPQAASAVPPPPQVPTAPTVMPPSQPAKLKKGVKRKADTTTPTANSFEPLYKLDPKNAKIPTRRESGRQIKKPTRQAEDGLVPFHQANMPLIGAMAQQPQHTTGKSKEKLSEALKSCNEILKELFSKKHSGYAWPFYKPVDAELLGLHDYHDIIKKPMDLGTVKTKMDNREYKTAQEFASDVRLIFTNCYKYNPPDHDVVAMARKLQDVFEMRYAKIPDEPMGSMVGMKGSSSSASSSGSESSSESDDSDEERTQKLVALQQELKAMQEQMRKLVEESGKKKSKKKKPDKTKSRPMSNKSSSLVASHTGAMKELMKPSGGIPSVSDSVGASIASVAMGAGDLKMPGGMGGDLHHPAIAVGPNKTHATGSMSHHLPTAANAKPKGKGRGPGKAATANTANKRPKANSRSAGTKKKNASSQPPPITFDSEDEDNAKPMSYDEKRQLSLDINKLPGDKLGRVVHIIQSREPSLRDSNPDEIEIDFETLKPSTLRELESYVASCLRKKPHKKVSGKSKDEQMAEKKQELEKRLQDVTGQLGNVKKTAKKEDSSKSVDVVGTGGASGPSRLSASSSSSSDSDSSSSSLSSSSSDSSDSEAGNSSNRPPRKKAKKNTPSAGPPSTTTTVTSAPTLNHTGGLLMNNQPPTNSTGPITKPTVTQSSNVSSEQGGNSQQSVAVATVTTGQGMPVAGHASMPAQPPRSTAMVTTAPVKKPTPPPATTSNPPTPPPSVTPTNTNSIVASPVVPQPPQPPTSVSSFPNANAPVSTDGATLTQQSDLLQPYNTLAPVPTTQTSLEQTMSLKKKSHIPMIQTPHTTNNNTNLNLLPDVKTPVNMMPASMASNLNLGNISMTNLNMNLSQGLATHMSMHNQLESMINTTSPLTNIQNSHNATMSQQHSNGFSNIKRENSPPNMLNNNGIAGLNMGMNMGGMGSIFDPMPIVSMPMQISQIPIKKEEKSISVPQSQIPQKSMDAGALFAEMSTGMPPMGNHSSSQLMPEKKMTPPDSKNPVSNFASAFKNKTVEQNVKNASSWSSLAQASSPQSAAGSSMKSAAQDSFQAFKKQAKEKQDRQRALLEQQEMRRQQKEQAERERLRQESERRREREEEDALDKVRKTVGDQQGNVMTATSRAEEVKAIVDTDSSSPSHSSSQDKAAAERERQRLREQERRRREAMAGQIDMNMQSDLMAAFEESL, encoded by the exons ATGTCGGAAAG AAGCGAAGCCAAGATGCAGCAGGTGGACACTATCTCGCAAAATAATTCG TTAGATGTGGAGGAGCGAGAAAGGCTGTGTAATATACCGAAG ACAAGTGCACCTGGTAAGACAACGACTACGCCAGCAACTCCGGCAAAGGAGCCACCACCACGTGATGAGCCACCCGTGGAACCTGTGAATGGTGTAGTCCAACCACCTGTTGTGCCTCCACCTAATCGTCCAGGACGTGTTACCAATCAACTGCAATTTCTCCAGAAAGGTGTACTCAAGCCAGTATGGAAGCATCAATTTGCGTGGCCTTTCCAGCAACCTGTAGATGCGAAAAAGCTCAATCTGCCA GATTACCACAAAATTATAAAGCAGCCAATGGATCTGGGCACAATCAAAAAACGATTAGAGAATACGTATTATTGGAGTGGGAAAGAATGCATTCAAGACTTCAATACAATGTTCACCAATTGTTATGTTTACAACAAACCTGGAGAAGATGTTGTGGTTATGGCACAAGCTctcgaaaaattatttctcacAAAG GTTGCACAAATGCCAAAAGAGGAGGTGGAACTCGAACCCCCAGTTCCAAAAGGACCCAAGGGCAAGAAAGCTGGCAGAGTTGGAGCACCAGTAGGTGGTGTGGCAGGGGCTGCAGGAGGTACAGGTCGAGGTCGACCTTCCTCTGGTGCAGCTGCAGTTACTTCCAGTGTACCAAATAGCCTAACGCCTTCAGCTACATCAGCTGGGACAACAGGTGTAATTCCTATGCCTCCTCTTGGCACCCAAGCACCTGCATCTGTACCTGGGAGCACTAATACAACTACTATTGCTCCTCCATCAACTATGGGAGTTACCCCCATGGCTACACATAACTCTCTGCCTCAACAAGTGGTCCCTCCAACTAGCGGTTACCATGCACAACCAGCAATGGATCCACAAGCAGCTTCTGCTGTGCCTCCTCCTCCACAAGTTCCCACTGCACCTACGGTAATGCCTCCATCTCAACCAGCAAAACTTAAAAAGGGAGTGAAGAGAAAGGCTGATACCACAACTCCTACTGCGAATTCTTTCGAACCTCTATATAAACTGGATCCTAAAAATGCCAAAATACCCACAAGGCGAGAGTCTGGCCGACAAATAAAGAAG CCAACGAGGCAAGCGGAAGACGGCTTAGTGCCATTCCACCAGGCCAACATGCCTCTGATCGGGGCAATGGCCCAACAG CCTCAACATACTACTGGGAAGTCGAAAGAAAAGCTTTCAGAAGCTTTGAAATCCTGTAACGAGattttgaaagaattattCTCAAAGAAACATTCG GGATATGCATGGCCATTTTATAAACCGGTTGATGCAGAACTCCTGGGCCTCCACGATTATCATGATATTATCAAGAAACCAATGGATCTTGGTACTGTAAAG ACAAAAATGGATAATCGTGAATATAAAACAGCGCAAGAGTTCGCTAGTGATGTGAGACTCATATTCACtaattgttataaatacaATCCTCCTGACCATGACGTTGTTGCAATGGCTAGGAAACTTCAAGATGTTTTTGAAATGAG GTATGCGAAAATTCCGGATGAACCAATGGGAAGTATGGTTGGCATGAAAGGTAGCAGTAGTAGTGCTAGCAGTTCCGGATCCGAAAGTTCTTCTGAGAGTGATGATTCAGATGAAGAACGTACTCAAAAATTAGTAGCTTTACAGCAAGag CTGAAAGCTATGCAAGAACAAATGAGGAAATTAGTGGAAGAAAGtggtaaaaagaaaagtaaaaaaaagaaaccagATAAGACAAAGTCAAGGCCAATGAGCAATAAAAGTAGTAGCCTAGTTGCCAGTCATACTGGTGCCATGAAAGAACTAATGAAACCAAGTGGTGGAATCCCAAGTGTCTCTGATAGTGTTGGTGCTAGTATAGCCAGTGTTGCAATGGGAGCGGGTGATTTAAAAATGCCTGGTGGTATGGGTGGTGATCTTCATCATCCTGCAATAGCGGTAGGACCTAATAAAACTCATGCAACAGGAAGCATGAGTCATCATCTGCCAACGGCGGCAAATGCTAAGCCAAAGGGAAAAGGAAGAGGGCCTGGGAAAGCTGCAACAGCAAATACTGCAAATAAGAGGCCAAAAGCAAATAGCAGATCGGCTGGAACTAAGAAGAAAAACGCTAGTAGTCAACCGCCACCCATTACATTTGACTCAGAAGATGAAGATAATGCTAAGCCAATGTCTTATGATGAGAAAAGGCAACTTAGTTtggatattaataaattacctG gAGATAAATTAGGACGTGTTGTGCATATAATACAATCTCGGGAGCCTTCATTAAGAGATTCCAATCCAGATGAAATTGAGATTGATTTTGAAACATTGAAACCATCCACACTGAGAGAATTAGAAAGCTATGTCGCTTCGTGTCTTAGAAAAAAGCCAC ATAAAAAAGTCAGTGGTAAATCTAAGGATGAACAAATGGCAGAGAAAAAACAGGAGCTAGAGAAAAGATTACAAGATGTTACAGGGCAATTAGGCAATGTTAAGAAAACAGCTAAAAAAG AGGACAGTAGTAAATCAGTCGATGTAGTTGGAACTGGAGGAGCTAGTGGGCCTTCGCGATTGTCAGCATCGAGCAGTAGTAGCAGTGATAGTGATTCCAGCAGTAGTTCTCTTTCTTCGAGCTCCAGTGATTCAAGCGACAGTGAAGCAG GAAACTCTTCCAATCGTCCTCCAAGAAAGAAAGCAAAGAAGAACACACCAAGCGCAGGGCCACCTTCCACAACGACTACAGTTACATCG GCACCTACATTGAATCATACTGGAGGTCTTTTAATGAACAATCAACCTCCAACAAATTCTACGGGACCAATAACAAAACCAACTGTAACACAATCTAGCAACGTTTCTTCAGAACAAG gtGGTAATAGTCAACAGTCTGTGGCAGTAGCAACTGTTACAACTGGTCAAGGAATGCCTGTAGCAGGTCACGCATCCATGCCAGCGCAACCACCGCGATCCACGGCTATGGTTACGACTGCTCCTGTAAAAAAACCTACACCGCCACCAGCTACTACATCTAATCCACCAACTCCACCACCGAGTGTTACACCTACAAATACGAATTCTATAGTAGCTTCACCGGTTGTGCCTCAGCCACCGCAGCCACCAACATCCGTCAGTTCTTTCCCAAATGCAAACGCACCTGTATCTACAGACGGGGCAACTTTAACACAACAGTCAGACCTTTTGCAACCATACAATACTCTAG CTCCTGTGCCTACTACGCAAACGTCGTTGGAACAAACGAtgtcattaaaaaaaaagtcgCACATACCAATGATTCAAACACCACATacaacaaataataatacaaatttaaatttactgCCTGATGTAAAAACACCAGTGAATATGATGCCTGCAAGTATGGCATCTAATTTAAATCTGGGAAATATTAGCATGACAAATCTTAATATGAATTTGTCACAAGGATTGGCCACGCATATGTCAATGCACAATCAACTAGAGAGTATGATAAATACAACATCACCATTGACCAATATACAAAATTCTCATAACGCTACAATGTCGCAACAGCATTCCAATGGATTTTCCAATATTAAGCGTGAGAATTCTCCTCCTAATATGTTGAATAATAATGGTATAGCTGGTCTTAATATGGGGATGAATATGGGTGGAATGGGCTCAATTTTTGATCCCATGCCCATCGTTTCTATGCCAATGCAAATATCTCAAATACCAAtcaagaaagaagaaaaatcgataTCAGTTCCTCAGTCACAAATACCACAAAAATCTATGGAtg CCGGAGCTCTTTTTGCAGAAATGAGTACAGGAATGCCACCAATGGGAAATCATTCGAGTTCGCAGCTCATGCCTGAGAAAAAGATGACACCGCCTGATTCGAAAAATCCTGTGTCGAATTTTGCTTCAGCTTTTAAAAACAAG ACTGTAGAACAAAATGTGAAAAATGCTTCATCATGGTCATCTTTAGCACAAGCATCGAGTCCCCAATCTGCAGCAGGAAGTAGTATGAAAAGCGCTGCACAGGATTCATTCCAAGCATTCAAAAAGCAAGCAAAGGAAAAACAAGATAGG cAAAGAGCTCTGTTGGAACAACAAGAAATGCGTAGACAACAGAAAGAACAAGCAGAACGAGAGCGCTTACGGCAAGAgagcgaaagaagaagagaacgagaagaagaagatgcaTTAGACAAGGTCAGGAAAACTGTTGGTGATCAACAAGGAAACGTAATGACTGCTACATCAAGGGCAGAAGAGGTCAAAGCTATTGTCGATACTGATAGTAGTAGTCCAAGCCATTCATCCAGTCAAGACAAGGCTGCAGCTGAAAGAGAACGTCAAAGACTACGAGAACAAGAACGACGACGGCGCGAAGCG aTGGCTGGACAGATCGATATGAATATGCAAAGTGACTTGATGGCTGCGTTTGAGGaatcgttataa